Proteins co-encoded in one Flavobacteriaceae bacterium MAR_2009_75 genomic window:
- a CDS encoding preprotein translocase subunit SecE, with amino-acid sequence MEELRNNVTLPSRAESSNLMVIVAVFSILFALATWGVDTVFSKLVQLYFNNILN; translated from the coding sequence ATGGAAGAGCTTCGTAACAATGTTACGTTGCCTTCAAGGGCTGAGTCTTCTAACCTGATGGTTATCGTTGCTGTGTTTTCAATCTTGTTCGCTTTGGCGACTTGGGGTGTCGATACGGTATTCAGTAAATTGGTGCAGCTATATTTCAACAACATCTTAAACTAA
- a CDS encoding transcription antitermination protein nusG, producing the protein MSEVLEKKWYVVRAVSGQENKIKGYIESEVERHGFSDYLEDVLVPTEKVIQIRNGKKINKERVYFPGYIMIKANLGGEMIHIIRSITNVIGFLGETKGGDPVPLRKTEVNRMLGKADELAVNTDSVAIPFTHGETVKVIDGPFNGFNGTVEKINEEKRKLEVMVKIFGRKTPLELSYMQVEKI; encoded by the coding sequence ATGTCGGAAGTATTGGAAAAGAAATGGTATGTCGTGCGTGCTGTCAGTGGTCAAGAGAATAAAATCAAAGGCTATATTGAGAGTGAAGTCGAAAGACATGGCTTTTCTGATTATTTAGAAGATGTTTTGGTGCCGACCGAAAAGGTGATTCAAATACGAAACGGGAAAAAAATTAACAAAGAACGTGTTTATTTTCCCGGTTATATAATGATTAAAGCGAACCTTGGTGGTGAGATGATTCATATTATTAGGTCGATTACCAATGTAATCGGTTTTCTAGGTGAAACTAAAGGTGGTGATCCTGTGCCTCTTCGTAAAACTGAAGTGAACAGAATGCTTGGTAAGGCCGATGAATTGGCTGTAAATACCGATAGTGTTGCGATACCTTTTACACATGGTGAGACAGTTAAGGTTATTGATGGACCTTTCAACGGGTTTAATGGTACGGTTGAAAAAATCAATGAAGAAAAGCGTAAGCTTGAGGTAATGGTTAAGATTTTCGGAAGAAAGACACCATTAGAGCTCAGTTATATGCAAGTTGAGAAAATATAA
- a CDS encoding LSU ribosomal protein L11P yields MAKEVGKVVKLQVRGGAANPSPPVGPALGAAGVNIMEFCKQFNARTQDKQGKVLPVVITVYKDKSFDFVVKTPPAAVQLMEAAKIKKGSGEPNRVKLGNVTWDQVRAIAEDKMADLNAFTIESAMSMVAGTARSMGMKVAGKRPF; encoded by the coding sequence ATGGCAAAAGAAGTAGGTAAAGTAGTTAAACTACAAGTTAGGGGAGGTGCAGCGAATCCATCGCCACCGGTTGGACCCGCCTTAGGTGCTGCCGGCGTTAACATTATGGAGTTCTGTAAGCAGTTTAATGCTCGTACACAGGACAAACAGGGCAAAGTATTGCCTGTTGTTATCACCGTATACAAAGACAAGTCATTTGACTTTGTTGTTAAAACACCACCGGCGGCCGTTCAATTGATGGAAGCAGCTAAGATTAAAAAAGGATCTGGCGAACCTAACCGTGTAAAATTAGGTAATGTTACTTGGGATCAAGTTAGGGCAATAGCCGAAGACAAAATGGCTGATCTTAATGCATTCACCATAGAGTCAGCAATGAGTATGGTTGCTGGTACAGCAAGGTCTATGGGTATGAAAGTAGCTGGTAAAAGACCTTTTTAA
- a CDS encoding LSU ribosomal protein L1P: MAKLTKKQKEASAKIDRDKMYSIEEGAALVKDITNVKFDASVDLAIRLGVDPRKANQMVRGVVTLPHGTGKDVKVLALVTPDKEAEATEAGADFVGLDEYLDKIKGGWTDVDVIITMPSVMGKLGPLGRVLGPRGLMPNPKTGTVTMDVAKAVSDVKAGKIDFKVDKTGIVHAAIGKVSFSADKIADNAKELIDTLIKMKPAAAKGVYMKSVFMSSTMSPSLQLDPKTV, translated from the coding sequence ATGGCAAAGTTAACAAAGAAACAAAAAGAGGCCAGTGCCAAGATAGATAGAGACAAAATGTACTCTATTGAAGAAGGTGCCGCTTTGGTAAAGGATATTACTAATGTAAAATTCGATGCATCTGTAGATTTGGCGATTCGTTTGGGCGTAGATCCCAGAAAAGCCAATCAAATGGTTCGTGGCGTAGTTACCCTACCTCACGGTACAGGTAAAGATGTTAAGGTTTTGGCTTTAGTTACTCCAGATAAAGAAGCAGAGGCTACAGAAGCCGGTGCTGATTTTGTAGGATTAGACGAGTATTTGGATAAAATCAAAGGTGGTTGGACCGATGTTGATGTAATCATCACCATGCCAAGTGTGATGGGTAAATTAGGTCCTTTAGGTCGTGTATTGGGCCCAAGAGGTTTGATGCCTAATCCGAAGACAGGAACGGTTACTATGGATGTTGCAAAAGCAGTGTCTGATGTTAAAGCCGGTAAAATCGATTTCAAAGTTGATAAGACGGGTATAGTTCACGCGGCTATTGGGAAAGTATCTTTCTCGGCAGACAAGATTGCTGATAATGCCAAAGAACTTATCGATACTTTGATTAAGATGAAGCCTGCAGCTGCTAAGGGTGTTTACATGAAGAGTGTCTTTATGTCTAGTACAATGAGCCCTAGCCTTCAGCTAGATCCAAAAACAGTTTAA
- a CDS encoding LSU ribosomal protein L10P: MTREEKAIVIQDLTSQLADSPTIYLADISGLNASQTSDLRRAAFKANVKLAVVKNTLLAKAMEASDKEFGDLPGVLKGNTSLMFSEVGNAPAKLIKTFRKKAEKPLLKGAFVEEAIYIGDENLDALVSIKSKEEMIGEIIGLLQSPAKNVISGLKSGGGKIAGILKTLSEK; the protein is encoded by the coding sequence ATGACAAGAGAAGAAAAAGCAATCGTAATACAGGATTTGACCTCGCAGTTAGCCGATAGCCCTACCATTTATTTGGCGGATATATCGGGATTAAACGCTTCACAAACTTCTGATTTAAGAAGAGCGGCCTTCAAGGCCAATGTGAAATTGGCGGTAGTCAAAAACACTTTGCTTGCAAAAGCAATGGAAGCTTCCGATAAAGAATTCGGCGACCTTCCGGGGGTACTCAAGGGCAATACATCCTTGATGTTTTCCGAGGTAGGTAACGCTCCGGCAAAGTTAATCAAGACTTTCAGAAAAAAAGCTGAAAAGCCTTTGCTGAAAGGAGCTTTCGTCGAAGAAGCAATCTATATTGGTGATGAGAATTTAGATGCATTGGTGAGTATCAAGTCCAAAGAAGAAATGATTGGAGAAATCATTGGATTGTTACAATCACCTGCTAAGAACGTTATTTCCGGTCTTAAGTCCGGTGGTGGCAAAATAGCTGGCATCCTAAAGACATTATCAGAAAAATAA
- a CDS encoding LSU ribosomal protein L12P, with protein MADLKEFAEQLVNLTVKEVNELADILKDEYGIEPAAAAVAVAGGAGGAEAGEAAEEQTEFDVILTAAGGSKLAVVKLVKELTGLGLKDAKDIVDSAPKAVKEGVAKDEAEGIKKSLEEAGAEVELK; from the coding sequence ATGGCAGATTTAAAAGAATTCGCAGAACAGTTGGTAAACTTGACCGTAAAAGAGGTAAACGAGTTGGCCGATATATTAAAAGATGAGTATGGTATCGAGCCTGCAGCAGCAGCAGTAGCCGTAGCTGGTGGTGCCGGTGGTGCTGAAGCTGGTGAAGCAGCTGAAGAGCAGACAGAATTTGACGTAATCTTAACAGCGGCCGGTGGTTCTAAACTAGCTGTAGTTAAATTGGTTAAAGAATTAACAGGTCTTGGCCTGAAAGATGCAAAAGACATCGTTGATAGTGCACCTAAAGCAGTTAAAGAAGGTGTGGCTAAAGATGAGGCTGAAGGTATCAAAAAATCTTTGGAAGAAGCAGGAGCAGAAGTTGAGCTTAAATAA
- a CDS encoding DNA-directed RNA polymerase subunit beta codes for MFTQQTERINFASAKNTPEYPDFLDIQIKSFQDFFQLETKSDERGDEGLYNTFQENFPITDTRNQFVLEFLDYFIDPPRYSIQECIERGLTYSVPLKARLKLYCTDPEHEDFETIVQDVYLGTIPYMTPSGTFVINGAERVVVSQLHRSPGVFFGQSFHANGTKLYSARVIPFKGSWIEFATDINGVMYAYIDRKKKLPVTTLFRAIGFERDKDILEIFDLSEEVKVSKAGLKKVLGRKLAARVLNTWHEDFVDEDTGEVVSIERNEIILDRDTVLEKEHIDEILDADVKTILLHKENNAQSDYAIIHNTLQKDPTNSEKEAVEHIYRQLRNAEPPDEETARGIIDKLFFSDQRYNLGEVGRYRMNKKLQLDIGMDKQVLTKEDIITIIKYLIELINSKAEIDDIDHLSNRRVRTVGEQLSSQFGVGLARMARTIRERMNVRDNEVFTPIDLINAKTLSSVINSFFGTNQLSQFMDQTNPLAEITHKRRLSALGPGGLSRERAGFEVRDVHYTHYGRLCPIETPEGPNIGLISSLAVFSKVNPMGFLETPYRKVENSKVDTSEYIYLSAEEEEGMKIAQANIPLKEDGQIDSEKVIAREEGDFPVVDPSEVNYTDVAPNQIASISASLIPFLEHDDANRALMGSNMMRQAVPLLRPQSPIVGTGLERQVASDSRVLINAEGDGTIVYVDAKKITVKYDRTDAERLISFEDDSKSYNLVKFRKTNQGTSINLKPIVRKGDKVKKGEVLCEGYATEKGELALGRNLTVAFMPWKGYNFEDAIVISEKVVREDIFTSIHVDEYSLEVRDTKLGAEELTHDIPNVSEEATKDLDENGMIRIGAEVKPGDILIGKITPKGESDPTPEEKLLRAIFGDKAGDVKDASLKASPSLRGVVIDKKLFSRSVKDKRKRSEDKEELNKLELEYEVKFQELKDVLIEKLFTLVNGKTSQGVLNDLGEEVLPKGKKYTLKMLNSVDDFAHLVGGSWTTDKDTNSSVADLLHNYKIKLNDLQGNLRRDKFTISVGDELPAGIMKLAKVYIAKKRKLKVGDKMAGRHGNKGIVSRIVRQEDMPFLDDGTPVDIVLNPLGVPSRMNIGQIYETVLGWAGLKLGRKFATPIFDGASLDEINGYTDEAGIPRFGHTYLYDGGTGQRFDQPATVGVIYMLKLGHMVDDKMHARSIGPYSLITQQPLGGKAQFGGQRFGEMEVWALEAYGASATLREILTVKSDDVIGRAKTYESIVKGETMPEPGLPESFNVLMHELKGLGLDIRLEE; via the coding sequence ATGTTCACACAACAGACTGAGAGAATAAATTTTGCATCCGCTAAGAACACGCCGGAATATCCGGATTTCTTGGACATTCAGATCAAGTCTTTTCAAGATTTTTTTCAACTTGAGACTAAATCTGACGAAAGGGGTGACGAAGGTTTGTACAATACCTTCCAAGAAAACTTCCCGATTACGGACACTCGTAACCAGTTCGTACTTGAATTTTTAGATTATTTCATAGATCCACCTAGATATTCCATCCAAGAATGTATAGAACGTGGGTTGACCTATAGTGTTCCTTTAAAGGCACGATTAAAATTATACTGTACCGATCCTGAGCATGAAGATTTCGAGACTATCGTGCAAGATGTTTATTTAGGTACGATTCCTTACATGACTCCCAGTGGAACATTTGTTATAAATGGTGCCGAAAGAGTTGTTGTATCACAGTTACACCGTTCTCCAGGGGTTTTCTTCGGACAATCTTTTCATGCGAACGGAACAAAATTATACTCTGCAAGGGTTATACCGTTCAAAGGTTCTTGGATAGAATTTGCGACGGACATCAATGGCGTTATGTACGCTTACATTGATAGAAAGAAAAAATTACCGGTAACAACTCTATTTAGAGCTATTGGTTTTGAAAGGGATAAGGATATACTTGAGATATTCGATCTTTCAGAAGAAGTAAAGGTTTCTAAAGCCGGATTGAAAAAAGTATTGGGCCGAAAATTGGCCGCAAGGGTATTGAATACCTGGCATGAAGATTTCGTTGATGAAGATACGGGCGAGGTGGTATCTATTGAAAGAAACGAAATAATCTTGGATCGTGATACAGTTCTTGAAAAAGAGCATATCGATGAGATTCTTGATGCCGACGTGAAAACCATTCTTTTGCATAAAGAGAATAACGCGCAGTCTGATTATGCGATTATTCACAATACGCTTCAAAAGGATCCTACTAACTCTGAAAAAGAGGCTGTAGAACATATTTACCGTCAATTGAGAAATGCCGAGCCGCCCGATGAGGAAACGGCTAGAGGTATAATTGATAAATTATTCTTTTCAGACCAACGGTACAATCTTGGTGAAGTAGGTCGATATAGAATGAACAAGAAATTGCAGTTGGATATTGGAATGGACAAGCAGGTCTTGACCAAGGAAGATATCATAACTATAATCAAATACTTGATCGAACTTATTAACTCTAAGGCAGAGATTGATGATATCGATCACTTGTCTAACCGTCGTGTTAGAACGGTAGGTGAACAGTTGTCATCTCAGTTTGGTGTTGGTTTGGCACGTATGGCACGTACGATTCGTGAGCGAATGAATGTTCGTGATAATGAAGTGTTTACGCCAATCGATTTGATTAACGCGAAAACACTTTCGTCTGTTATTAATTCATTTTTTGGAACAAATCAGTTGTCTCAGTTTATGGATCAAACGAATCCATTGGCAGAGATTACTCATAAGAGAAGATTATCGGCATTAGGGCCAGGTGGTCTTTCGAGAGAAAGAGCAGGTTTTGAGGTTCGTGATGTTCACTATACTCACTATGGTAGACTTTGTCCGATTGAAACTCCTGAAGGTCCGAACATCGGTTTGATTTCTTCACTTGCGGTTTTTTCCAAAGTGAACCCGATGGGCTTTTTAGAGACTCCGTACCGTAAGGTCGAAAACAGTAAGGTTGATACTTCAGAATATATATACCTAAGTGCTGAAGAAGAAGAAGGAATGAAAATTGCCCAGGCAAACATACCTTTAAAAGAAGATGGTCAGATAGACAGTGAAAAGGTTATTGCTCGTGAAGAAGGTGATTTTCCAGTAGTAGACCCATCTGAAGTAAACTATACAGATGTTGCGCCTAATCAAATTGCATCGATTTCTGCATCATTGATTCCTTTCTTGGAGCATGATGATGCGAACCGTGCATTGATGGGGTCGAACATGATGCGTCAAGCAGTTCCATTATTGAGACCACAGTCTCCGATAGTGGGTACAGGTCTTGAACGTCAGGTCGCTTCTGACTCTAGGGTATTGATCAATGCAGAAGGAGATGGAACTATCGTTTATGTTGATGCCAAGAAAATCACCGTAAAATATGATAGAACCGATGCCGAACGTTTGATCAGTTTTGAAGATGATTCTAAGAGTTACAACTTGGTGAAGTTTAGAAAAACCAACCAAGGTACCAGTATCAATCTAAAACCTATTGTTCGCAAGGGCGATAAGGTTAAAAAAGGTGAAGTTCTTTGTGAGGGTTATGCTACTGAAAAAGGGGAACTGGCATTAGGCCGTAACCTTACGGTGGCCTTCATGCCTTGGAAAGGGTATAACTTTGAAGATGCAATCGTGATTTCTGAAAAAGTGGTTAGAGAAGATATCTTTACTTCGATTCACGTTGATGAATATTCTTTAGAAGTTCGTGACACGAAATTGGGTGCAGAAGAATTAACTCATGATATACCTAACGTTTCAGAAGAGGCTACCAAAGATTTAGATGAAAACGGTATGATCCGTATCGGTGCCGAGGTAAAACCTGGTGACATCTTGATCGGTAAGATTACTCCAAAAGGAGAATCAGATCCGACACCTGAAGAAAAACTGCTTAGAGCAATTTTCGGAGACAAAGCAGGTGATGTTAAAGATGCTTCTTTGAAAGCTTCCCCTTCATTGCGAGGTGTTGTTATCGACAAGAAATTATTCTCTAGATCGGTAAAAGATAAGCGCAAGCGCTCTGAAGATAAAGAAGAGTTGAACAAGCTTGAGCTTGAATATGAGGTGAAATTCCAAGAATTGAAAGATGTTCTTATCGAAAAGCTTTTCACTTTGGTGAACGGTAAAACTTCACAGGGCGTCTTGAACGATTTGGGAGAAGAAGTTCTTCCTAAAGGAAAGAAATACACCTTGAAAATGTTGAACTCTGTTGACGATTTTGCTCACTTGGTAGGTGGTAGTTGGACAACGGATAAAGACACCAATTCTTCTGTAGCAGATTTGTTGCATAACTATAAAATCAAGTTGAACGACCTTCAAGGTAACTTGAGAAGAGATAAGTTCACCATATCTGTAGGTGATGAGTTACCTGCTGGTATTATGAAGTTGGCCAAGGTTTATATTGCCAAGAAACGTAAGTTGAAAGTTGGAGATAAAATGGCAGGTCGTCACGGTAACAAAGGTATCGTTTCGCGTATCGTTCGTCAAGAAGATATGCCGTTCTTAGATGACGGTACTCCTGTAGATATCGTATTGAACCCATTAGGTGTACCCTCTCGTATGAACATTGGGCAGATATATGAAACTGTTCTCGGTTGGGCCGGATTAAAGTTGGGTAGAAAGTTTGCTACTCCGATTTTTGACGGGGCCTCTCTAGATGAGATCAACGGTTATACTGATGAAGCCGGTATTCCACGATTTGGACATACTTATTTATACGATGGTGGAACCGGTCAGCGTTTCGATCAACCTGCAACTGTGGGTGTTATCTACATGCTGAAATTGGGGCACATGGTTGATGATAAGATGCATGCACGATCTATCGGACCTTACTCATTGATTACACAGCAGCCATTAGGTGGTAAAGCACAGTTCGGTGGTCAGCGTTTTGGTGAGATGGAGGTTTGGGCCCTAGAGGCTTACGGTGCATCGGCTACTCTACGTGAAATATTGACCGTTAAGTCGGATGATGTAATCGGAAGAGCCAAGACCTACGAATCTATAGTTAAAGGTGAAACCATGCCAGAACCCGGTTTACCGGAATCTTTCAATGTATTGATGCACGAACTTAAAGGTTTGGGCTTGGATATACGTTTGGAAGAATAG
- a CDS encoding DNA-directed RNA polymerase subunit beta', giving the protein MARIKDNNPVKRFDKISIGLASPESILAESRGEVLKPETINYRTHKPERDGLFCERIFGPVKDYECACGKYKRIRYRGIVCDRCGVEVTEKKVRRDRVGHINLVVPVAHIWYFRSLPNKIGYLLGLPSKKLDMIIYYERYVVIQPGIAKGPEGEEINKMDFLTEEEYLTILESIPIENQYLEDSDPNKFIAKMGAECLIDLLARIDLKELSYQLRHKANTETSKQRKTEALKRLQVVEALRESQDNRENNPEWMIMKVIPVIPPELRPLVPLDGGRFATSDLNDLYRRVIIRNNRLKRLVEIKAPEVILRNEKRMLQEAVDSLFDNTRKASAVKTESNRPLKSLSDSLKGKQGRFRQNLLGKRVDYSARSVIVVGPELNLYECGLPKDMAAELYKPFVIRKLIERGIVKTVKSAKKIIDKKEPVVWDILENVLKGHPVLLNRAPTLHRLGIQAFQPKLIEGKAIRLHPLACTAFNADFDGDQMAVHLPLGPEAILEAQLLMLASQNILNPANGSPITVPSQDMVLGLYYMTKERKSTPEVPVKGEGLTFYSSEEVEIAFNEGKVDLNAGIKVRAKDFNEEGDLVSQIIATTVGRVLFNKNVPEQAGYINQVLNKKALRNIIGDILAVTDVPTTANFLDRIKTMGYEFAFKGGLSFSLGDIIIPQEKHDMIADANGQVDGIMANYNMGLITNNERYNQVIDVWTSTNAMLTELAMKRIREDQQGFNSVYMMLDSGARGSKEQIRQLTGMRGLMAKPKKSTAGGGEIIENPILSNFKEGLSILEYFISTHGARKGLADTALKTADAGYLTRRLVDVSQDVIINIEDCGTLRGIEVEALKKNEEVVESLGERILGRVSLHDVYDPLTEELLLTAGQQIMESDMKKIKNSPIEKIEVRSALTCEAPKGICSKCYGRNLSTNKMVQRGEAVGVVAAQSIGEPGTQLTLRTFHVGGIAGNISEDNKLIAKFSGKAEIEDLRTVKGQDAEGKAANIVISRTSEIKIIDTKTGITLSTNNIPYGSQLMIENGAKVSKDDVICTWDPYNGVIVSEFPGKIAYENIEQGVTYQVEIDEQTGFQEKVISESRNKKLIPTLLIQNDKGETLRSYNLPVGSHIMVDNGDKIKEGKILVKIPRKSAKAGDITGGLPRVTELFEARNPSNPAVVSEIDGVVSFGKIKRGNREIIIESKLGEIKKYLVKLSNQILVQENDYVRAGMPLSDGSITPEDILAIKGPSAVQQYLVNEVQEVYRLQGVKINDKHFEVVVRQMMRKVRIQDPGDTIFLENQLVHKDDFIRENDEIYGKKVVVDKGESENLKEGQIITARELRDENSILRRSDKTLVEAKDAVAATATPILQGITRASLQTKSFISAASFQETTKVLNEAAVSGKIDTLEGLKENVIVGHKIPAGTGMRDYENIIVGSKEEYDEIMARKEALKF; this is encoded by the coding sequence ATGGCTAGAATAAAAGATAATAATCCAGTAAAAAGGTTTGACAAGATTTCCATTGGATTGGCTTCGCCAGAATCAATTTTGGCAGAGTCTCGCGGTGAGGTCTTAAAGCCTGAAACCATTAACTACCGAACTCATAAGCCGGAACGGGATGGGCTTTTTTGTGAGCGTATATTCGGGCCTGTTAAGGATTATGAATGTGCTTGTGGTAAGTACAAGCGTATTCGCTACCGCGGTATCGTATGTGACCGTTGTGGTGTTGAAGTGACGGAGAAAAAAGTACGTAGAGATAGAGTAGGGCATATTAATTTGGTAGTGCCTGTAGCTCACATCTGGTATTTTCGTTCGTTGCCGAACAAAATCGGATACCTTTTAGGGCTTCCTTCCAAGAAATTGGATATGATCATCTATTATGAAAGATATGTGGTCATTCAACCTGGTATTGCAAAAGGTCCTGAAGGGGAAGAAATCAACAAGATGGATTTCTTGACCGAAGAGGAGTATTTGACGATATTGGAATCTATTCCGATCGAGAATCAGTATTTAGAAGATTCAGACCCAAATAAGTTCATAGCGAAAATGGGTGCTGAATGTCTAATCGATCTTTTGGCTCGAATTGACCTGAAAGAGTTATCATACCAGTTACGTCACAAGGCGAACACTGAGACTTCTAAGCAAAGAAAGACAGAGGCTTTAAAGAGACTTCAAGTTGTCGAAGCCTTAAGAGAGTCGCAAGATAATAGGGAGAACAATCCGGAATGGATGATTATGAAAGTAATTCCGGTGATTCCACCAGAATTACGCCCGCTAGTTCCTTTAGATGGTGGTCGTTTCGCGACTTCAGATTTAAATGATCTTTACAGAAGGGTTATCATTCGTAACAACCGTTTGAAGCGATTGGTAGAGATTAAAGCTCCTGAGGTGATTCTTAGAAATGAGAAACGTATGCTTCAAGAAGCTGTCGATTCTCTTTTCGATAACACTAGAAAGGCTTCTGCCGTTAAAACTGAATCGAATAGACCATTAAAATCTCTTTCAGATTCATTGAAGGGTAAGCAAGGTCGTTTCCGTCAAAACCTACTAGGTAAGCGTGTTGATTATTCTGCGCGTTCGGTAATCGTCGTTGGGCCTGAATTGAATCTATACGAGTGTGGTCTTCCAAAAGATATGGCTGCTGAACTTTACAAGCCTTTCGTTATCAGGAAACTGATAGAAAGAGGTATCGTAAAGACAGTAAAGTCAGCCAAGAAAATTATAGATAAGAAAGAGCCCGTTGTTTGGGATATTCTTGAAAACGTGCTAAAAGGGCATCCGGTTCTGTTGAACCGTGCTCCTACCTTGCACCGTTTGGGTATTCAAGCATTTCAACCAAAACTTATCGAAGGTAAAGCGATTCGTTTACATCCATTGGCGTGTACTGCATTTAACGCGGATTTCGATGGTGACCAAATGGCGGTTCACTTGCCATTAGGGCCTGAGGCTATCTTGGAAGCACAGCTATTAATGCTTGCTTCACAAAACATCTTGAACCCTGCAAATGGTTCACCAATTACTGTTCCATCGCAGGATATGGTTCTGGGTCTGTACTATATGACCAAAGAGCGGAAGTCTACACCTGAAGTTCCCGTTAAAGGAGAAGGGTTAACTTTTTATTCTTCTGAAGAAGTTGAAATAGCTTTCAATGAAGGAAAAGTTGATTTGAACGCAGGTATTAAAGTTCGTGCAAAAGACTTTAACGAAGAGGGCGACTTGGTCAGCCAAATCATTGCAACCACTGTTGGTAGAGTATTGTTCAATAAAAATGTTCCGGAACAAGCGGGTTACATTAACCAAGTATTGAACAAGAAGGCGTTAAGAAATATTATTGGTGATATTTTAGCGGTGACCGATGTTCCGACAACTGCCAACTTCTTAGATAGAATTAAGACTATGGGATATGAATTTGCCTTTAAAGGCGGATTGTCCTTTAGTTTAGGGGATATTATTATTCCTCAAGAGAAGCATGATATGATAGCCGATGCCAATGGTCAGGTCGATGGTATTATGGCTAACTATAACATGGGTCTTATAACCAATAATGAACGTTATAACCAAGTTATTGATGTGTGGACGTCTACAAACGCCATGCTAACTGAATTGGCTATGAAGCGTATTCGAGAAGACCAGCAAGGTTTTAACTCGGTATATATGATGCTTGATTCTGGTGCAAGGGGTTCTAAAGAGCAAATTCGTCAGTTGACAGGTATGCGTGGTCTGATGGCCAAGCCGAAGAAATCTACTGCCGGAGGTGGAGAAATTATTGAAAACCCGATTCTTTCTAACTTTAAGGAGGGGCTTTCGATTCTTGAATACTTTATCTCTACGCACGGTGCGCGTAAAGGTCTTGCAGATACCGCTTTGAAAACTGCCGATGCAGGTTACTTAACCCGTCGATTGGTAGATGTTTCTCAAGATGTTATTATCAACATTGAAGATTGTGGAACGCTAAGAGGTATTGAGGTTGAAGCATTAAAGAAGAATGAAGAAGTTGTAGAATCTTTAGGAGAGCGTATCTTAGGTAGAGTTTCCTTACATGATGTTTATGATCCACTTACTGAAGAGCTGCTCTTAACTGCGGGTCAGCAGATTATGGAGTCTGATATGAAAAAAATCAAGAACTCACCTATCGAAAAAATCGAAGTGCGTTCTGCATTGACTTGTGAAGCTCCTAAGGGTATTTGTTCTAAGTGTTATGGTAGAAACCTTTCTACGAATAAAATGGTTCAACGTGGTGAAGCTGTTGGTGTTGTAGCGGCTCAGTCTATTGGAGAACCTGGTACACAGCTGACCTTACGTACCTTCCACGTAGGTGGTATTGCAGGTAACATTTCTGAAGATAATAAGCTAATCGCCAAGTTTAGTGGTAAAGCGGAAATCGAAGACTTGCGTACGGTCAAAGGTCAAGATGCAGAAGGTAAAGCAGCTAATATCGTTATTTCTAGAACATCGGAAATTAAGATAATCGATACGAAAACAGGTATTACGCTGAGTACAAATAACATTCCTTACGGTTCTCAATTAATGATAGAGAATGGTGCAAAGGTTTCTAAAGATGATGTAATATGTACTTGGGATCCTTATAATGGAGTTATTGTATCAGAATTCCCTGGTAAAATTGCTTATGAAAACATTGAGCAAGGTGTTACTTATCAGGTAGAAATTGATGAGCAGACCGGTTTCCAAGAAAAAGTAATTTCAGAATCTAGAAACAAAAAGTTGATTCCAACTCTTTTGATTCAAAATGATAAAGGTGAGACCTTACGTTCTTATAACTTACCAGTTGGTTCACATATCATGGTTGACAACGGTGATAAGATAAAAGAAGGTAAGATTTTGGTTAAGATTCCTCGTAAATCTGCAAAAGCAGGTGATATTACGGGTGGTCTACCAAGGGTAACCGAGCTTTTCGAAGCACGTAACCCATCTAACCCAGCTGTAGTTTCTGAGATTGACGGTGTTGTTTCTTTCGGAAAAATTAAAAGGGGTAACCGTGAGATTATTATTGAGTCTAAGTTGGGCGAAATCAAAAAGTACTTGGTCAAACTATCGAACCAGATATTGGTTCAAGAGAATGACTATGTACGTGCGGGAATGCCGTTATCAGACGGTTCTATAACTCCGGAAGATATTTTGGCTATCAAAGGTCCATCAGCGGTACAACAGTATTTGGTGAACGAAGTTCAAGAAGTTTACCGTTTACAAGGTGTGAAGATCAATGACAAGCACTTTGAAGTTGTGGTGAGACAGATGATGCGTAAAGTACGTATTCAGGATCCAGGTGATACTATTTTCTTAGAGAACCAATTAGTTCACAAAGATGATTTTATTAGAGAGAATGATGAAATCTATGGTAAGAAAGTAGTTGTTGATAAAGGAGAGTCAGAAAATCTTAAAGAAGGACAAATCATTACTGCTCGTGAGCTACGTGACGAAAATTCTATTTTGAGAAGATCTGATAAAACTTTGGTCGAAGCTAAAGATGCTGTCGCGGCTACTGCGACACCAATACTTCAGGGTATTACACGCGCGTCTTTACAGACCAAGTCGTTTATCTCGGCTGCATCTTTCCAAGAGACAACTAAAGTATTGAACGAAGCTGCTGTAAGTGGTAAGATAGATACCTTAGAAGGATTGAAAGAAAATGTAATTGTAGGACATAAGATTCCTGCCGGTACCGGTATGCGTGACTATGAAAATATCATCGTAGGTTCTAAAGAGGAATATGATGAAATCATGGCCCGTAAGGAAGCTTTGAAATTCTAG